In the genome of Chryseobacterium sp. 52, the window GCTGGAAGATGCCGGAATCAAAACAAGACTTCAGTCTGCAATTGAAATGGATAAAGTGGCTGAGCCTTTTATCAAAAGAAGAGCCGTAAGACACCTTGAAAAAGGAAGAGTGGTTATCTTCGGGGCAGGAACAGGAAATCCTTATTTTACCACTGATACTGCAGCAACATTGAGAGCTATCGAAATCGGGGCAGATGTGATCTTAAAAGGTACAAGAGTAGACGGAATCTATGACAGTGATCCTGAAAAGAATGCTGATGCTGTAAAATACAATTCATTATCATTCGACGAGGTATATGCTAAAAACCTTAAAGTAATGGATATGACCGCTTTCACTTTAAGTCACGAAAATAAATTGCCGATCATTGTATTCGATATGAATAAAGACGGGAATTTAGAGAAGATTGTTGATGGAGAAAATGTAGGTACTTTAGTCGATTTATAGGGAGAATTTAACAGATAATAGGTTGGAGATAGTGAGGGATTTTTGATATTCAGGAACTGCTTATTACTTATTAATCGTTAATTACTTATCAATCATCATTTTTAACAAATGTGTAACTTGTCAAATTTTGAATATATAATGGAAGAATTAGATCTTATATTAGAATCTGTAAAGCACGACATGGATGGAGCTGTAAAGCACCTGGATCATGCGTTTCAAAGAATTAGAGCCGGGCGTGCTTCTACGTCAATGGTTCAGGATGTCATGGTAGAATATTACGGAGCTCCAACTCCTATTAACCAGGTAGCGAATGTTTCCGTACCTGATGCAATGACTATCTCTA includes:
- the pyrH gene encoding UMP kinase, coding for MKYKRILLKLSGEALMGNRQYGIDNERLQEYAAEIKTVVEKGCEVAIVIGGGNIFRGVAGAAKGMDRVQGDYMGMLATVINGMALQGALEDAGIKTRLQSAIEMDKVAEPFIKRRAVRHLEKGRVVIFGAGTGNPYFTTDTAATLRAIEIGADVILKGTRVDGIYDSDPEKNADAVKYNSLSFDEVYAKNLKVMDMTAFTLSHENKLPIIVFDMNKDGNLEKIVDGENVGTLVDL